A stretch of the Danio rerio strain Tuebingen ecotype United States chromosome 18, GRCz12tu, whole genome shotgun sequence genome encodes the following:
- the ch25hl1.1 gene encoding cholesterol 25-hydroxylase-like protein 1, member 1 (The RefSeq protein has 3 substitutions compared to this genomic sequence) — MWNISEVVFQLPTSSASDRLLQPLWDYLLLRHYTLISSPFFPVLLAFSSYIIFSVPFAVLDVLGEKAPLFKYKIQKDRSPTVGMMLRTLWTAVYNHLVFVLPAVLITNMVMPMPPLPTVAPTVWEMFSGGLGALLVFDTQYFLWHMVHHKNPHLYRWVHAIHHDYISPFSWSTQHLSGVELMTVGFWSNIDPILLKCHPLTVWTLTVYSIWMSVEDHIGYDLPFSPGHLVPFGLLGGAMAHDMHHQKPSSNFAPFFSHWDKIFGTAITVKLTQKSEKEKQVA, encoded by the coding sequence ATGTGGAACATCAGTGAAGTGGTTTTCCAGCTCCCGACCTCCAGCGCCTCAGACCGCGTCCTCCAGCCCCTGTGGGACTACCTGCTGCTCCGCCACTACACCCTCATCTCCTCTCCGTTCTTCCCAGTACTGCTGgccttctccagctacatcatcTTCAGTGTCCCCTTCGCCGTGCTGGATGTATTGGGAGAGAAAGCTCCTCTGTTTAAGTATAAGATCCAAAAGGACCGGCGTCCCACTGTTGGAATGATGCTGAGGACTCTCTGGACGGCGGTCTACAACCATCTGGTCTTCGTTCTTCCAGCCGTGTTGATCACCAACGTGGTAATGCCTATGCCTCCTCTTCCCACCGTTGCGCCGACAGTATGGGAGATGTTTTCTGGCGGTTTGGGAGCTTTGCTGGTCTTTGACACCCAGTACTTCCTCTGGCACATGGTGCACCACAAAAACCCGCACTTATACAGGTGGGTCCATGCCATCCATCACGATTACATCTCTCCGTTCTCCTGGTCCACCCAGCACCTCAGCGGTGTAGAGCTCATGACGGTAGGCTTCTGGAGCAACATCGACCCCATCCTGCTGAAGTGCCATCCACTGACCGTCTGGACCCTCACCGTGTACAGCATCTGGATGTCTGTGGAAGACCACATCGGCTATGACCTGCCTTTTTCCCCTGGGCATCTGGTTCCATTCGGGCTTCTTGGAGGAGCGATGGCACATGACATGCACCATCAGAAACCCAGCAGCAACTTTGCACCTTTCTTCAGTCACTGGGACAAAATCTTCGGCACTGCGATCACTGTGAAACTGACTCAGAAAAGCGAGAAAGAGAAGCAGGTTGCTTGA